In Halobacillus amylolyticus, the following proteins share a genomic window:
- the sufC gene encoding Fe-S cluster assembly ATPase SufC — MAGSTLEIKDLHVEIEGQQILKGVNLTITGGEFHAVMGPNGTGKSTLASAVMGHPKYEVTQGEILLDGENVLEMEVDERAQAGLFLAMQYPSEISGVTNSDFLRTAINAQREEGDEISLMKFIKEMDGTMDTLDMDKNMAQRYLNEGFSGGEKKRNEILQLMMVKPAIAILDEIDSGLDIDALKVVAKGINQMRNDTFGCLMITHYQRLLNYITPDKVHVMMQGRVVKSGGPELAQRLEEEGYDWIKQELGIEDETIGQQA; from the coding sequence ATGGCAGGATCAACGCTTGAAATCAAAGATCTTCACGTAGAAATTGAAGGTCAGCAAATCTTAAAAGGTGTAAATCTGACAATTACAGGTGGAGAGTTCCACGCTGTTATGGGGCCTAACGGAACGGGTAAATCGACACTTGCCTCTGCTGTTATGGGACACCCGAAATATGAAGTGACTCAAGGTGAAATTCTCCTTGATGGAGAAAACGTTCTTGAAATGGAAGTGGACGAGCGTGCTCAAGCAGGCTTATTCTTGGCTATGCAATACCCAAGTGAAATCAGCGGTGTAACGAACTCCGACTTCCTTCGTACAGCGATTAATGCTCAGCGTGAAGAAGGCGATGAAATTTCTTTAATGAAATTCATTAAGGAAATGGATGGCACGATGGATACCCTTGATATGGATAAGAATATGGCCCAGCGTTACCTTAATGAGGGATTCTCTGGCGGTGAGAAAAAACGTAATGAAATTCTTCAGCTGATGATGGTTAAGCCAGCCATTGCTATTTTGGATGAAATTGATTCTGGTTTAGATATTGACGCATTAAAGGTGGTAGCAAAAGGGATCAACCAGATGCGTAATGATACATTCGGATGCTTGATGATTACACACTATCAACGTCTTCTTAATTATATTACACCAGACAAAGTACACGTGATGATGCAAGGGCGTGTTGTTAAATCGGGTGGACCTGAATTAGCACAACGTCTTGAAGAAGAAGGTTACGATTGGATCAAGCAAGAGCTTGGCATCGAAGACGAAACAATCGGTCAACAAGCGTAA
- the sufD gene encoding Fe-S cluster assembly protein SufD yields the protein MTVEVSLPYDKEYVTQFSQGLNEPEWMKNLRLRALDKSESLQMPKPDKTNVSKWNFSDFKHDVNGDKIQSLGDLPREIQNFLDQDKEQQNLVIQRNHTVAYGSLDPKLKELGVIFTDMSTALREHADLVQQYYMTEAVHVDEHRLTALHAALMNGGVFLYVPKNVEIEEPLQAIFWQEDPEASLINHVLVVAEENSSVTYVENYISHNKEEKTSANNITEVFAKAGSKIDFGAVDNFDVGTTVYTNRRGVADRDATIEWALGQMNEGDTISENITHLVGDNSVSNAKTVAIGRGEQKQNFTANITHFGKGSEGYILQHGVMKDKSSGIFNGIGKIEHGATKSNAEQESRVLMLSKDARGDANPILLIDEDDVTAGHAASVGRVDPIQLYYLMSRGISKVEAERLVIHGFLAPVVNQLPVKAVKEQLTKVIERKVY from the coding sequence ATGACTGTAGAAGTCTCACTACCATACGACAAAGAATATGTAACACAATTCTCTCAAGGCTTAAACGAACCAGAGTGGATGAAAAATCTTCGTCTGCGTGCATTGGATAAATCGGAATCTTTACAGATGCCAAAGCCTGATAAAACAAATGTGAGTAAATGGAACTTTTCTGATTTCAAACATGATGTAAATGGAGATAAGATTCAATCACTTGGAGATCTCCCTAGAGAGATTCAAAATTTCTTGGATCAAGATAAAGAACAACAAAACCTAGTAATTCAGCGTAATCATACTGTCGCTTATGGAAGCTTGGATCCAAAGTTAAAAGAACTTGGCGTGATTTTTACAGATATGAGTACAGCTCTACGTGAGCATGCTGATTTGGTTCAACAATACTATATGACAGAAGCTGTTCATGTTGATGAGCACCGCTTGACAGCATTGCACGCTGCTCTTATGAATGGTGGAGTTTTCTTATATGTCCCTAAGAATGTGGAGATTGAAGAACCTTTACAGGCTATTTTCTGGCAGGAAGACCCAGAAGCTTCACTAATAAACCATGTCTTAGTCGTGGCAGAAGAGAATAGTTCAGTAACGTATGTTGAGAACTATATTTCTCATAATAAAGAAGAAAAAACATCTGCTAATAATATCACAGAAGTTTTTGCTAAAGCTGGTTCTAAAATTGACTTTGGAGCGGTTGATAACTTTGATGTGGGTACAACCGTTTATACAAATCGACGCGGGGTTGCTGATCGTGATGCAACGATCGAGTGGGCACTCGGGCAGATGAATGAAGGCGATACAATTTCAGAGAATATCACGCATTTAGTTGGTGATAACTCTGTTTCTAATGCCAAGACAGTCGCGATCGGTCGTGGAGAACAAAAGCAGAACTTCACAGCAAACATTACGCACTTTGGAAAAGGATCAGAAGGATATATTCTTCAACATGGTGTTATGAAAGATAAGTCTTCAGGCATCTTTAATGGAATCGGGAAAATTGAGCATGGTGCCACTAAGTCAAATGCGGAGCAGGAATCACGTGTTCTTATGTTAAGTAAGGATGCACGTGGGGATGCAAACCCTATTTTGCTTATCGACGAAGATGATGTAACGGCAGGTCACGCAGCTTCTGTCGGTCGTGTAGATCCAATTCAGCTTTATTACTTGATGAGCCGCGGGATATCTAAGGTAGAGGCTGAGCGTTTAGTTATTCACGGCTTCCTGGCACCTGTTGTAAATCAGCTCCCTGTAAAAGCTGTAAAAGAGCAGTTAACGAAAGTGATTGAAAGGAAAGTTTATTAA
- a CDS encoding cysteine desulfurase → MDIKAVRDAFPILHQEVNGHPLVYLDSSATSQKPTKVIEKLDEYYRGYNSNVHRGVHTLGTRATDEYEGAREKVRRFIHAASTQEIIFTRGTTTAINTVAVSYGHANLGEGDEIVITPMEHHSNIIPWQQLAKATGATLKYMPLQDDGTVSLNDVEKTVTENTKIVAIAHVSNVLGTINPIKEIAAVAHRNGAVMLVDGAQGAPHLNVDVQDLDCDFYAFSGHKMCGPTGIGVLYGKRSLLNEMEPVEFGGEMIDFVNLYDSTWKELPWKFEGGTPIIAGAVGLGAAIDFLNEVGLDEIAEHEHKLVEYAQQQMNTIEGLTIYGPDKRAGLVTFNLADVHPHDLATVLDAEGIAVRAGHHCAQPLMKWLDVSATARASFYLYNTEEDIDRLVQGLQTTKEYFGDVF, encoded by the coding sequence ATGGATATCAAAGCGGTTCGTGATGCTTTCCCGATTCTGCATCAGGAAGTGAATGGACACCCGCTTGTATATTTAGACTCTTCCGCTACATCTCAAAAGCCTACAAAGGTAATTGAGAAACTGGATGAGTATTATCGCGGCTACAATTCCAATGTACACCGTGGTGTGCATACACTTGGGACACGGGCAACAGATGAGTATGAAGGTGCTCGTGAAAAGGTTCGTAGATTTATTCATGCAGCAAGTACGCAAGAGATCATTTTCACTAGAGGAACAACAACAGCGATTAATACAGTCGCTGTAAGCTATGGGCATGCAAACCTGGGTGAAGGTGATGAGATTGTAATCACACCGATGGAACACCATAGTAATATTATTCCTTGGCAGCAATTGGCTAAAGCAACTGGAGCAACTTTGAAGTATATGCCTTTACAGGATGATGGAACCGTTTCTTTAAACGATGTTGAGAAGACGGTCACTGAAAATACGAAAATTGTAGCCATTGCTCATGTGTCAAACGTTCTTGGAACAATTAACCCTATTAAGGAAATTGCTGCTGTAGCCCACCGTAATGGGGCTGTCATGCTAGTTGATGGAGCTCAAGGTGCTCCACATTTGAATGTGGATGTACAGGATCTTGACTGTGACTTTTATGCTTTTTCAGGTCACAAAATGTGTGGTCCTACAGGAATCGGTGTTCTGTACGGGAAGCGGTCCCTACTAAATGAGATGGAGCCTGTCGAGTTTGGTGGAGAGATGATCGACTTTGTTAATCTTTATGATTCAACGTGGAAGGAGCTCCCTTGGAAATTTGAAGGGGGTACGCCAATTATTGCAGGTGCTGTAGGTCTTGGTGCTGCAATTGATTTCCTTAATGAAGTTGGATTAGATGAAATAGCCGAGCATGAGCATAAGCTTGTTGAGTATGCACAGCAGCAAATGAACACAATCGAAGGGTTAACGATCTATGGTCCTGATAAACGAGCAGGCTTAGTGACTTTCAACCTGGCAGATGTACATCCGCATGATTTGGCAACAGTACTTGATGCGGAGGGGATAGCTGTTCGTGCTGGTCACCATTGTGCTCAGCCATTAATGAAGTGGCTAGACGTTTCTGCTACAGCCCGAGCCAGCTTCTATCTTTACAACACAGAAGAAGATATCGATCGACTCGTTCAGGGATTACAAACAACAAAGGAGTATTTTGGCGATGTCTTTTAA
- the sufU gene encoding Fe-S cluster assembly sulfur transfer protein SufU, producing the protein MSFNNLDTLYRQVIMDHYKNPRNRGTVEGDHLTVDMNNPTCGDRIQLQLQVNEGVVEDAKFDGEGCSISMSSASMMTQAIKGQKIEDAVKMSHMFSELMLGNEVEDENIDLGDIEALQGVAKFPARIKCATLAWKAMEKGVDDEQEA; encoded by the coding sequence ATGTCTTTTAATAACCTAGATACACTCTACCGCCAAGTTATAATGGATCATTACAAAAATCCTCGTAATCGTGGTACAGTAGAGGGAGATCACCTTACTGTTGATATGAATAACCCAACGTGTGGTGATCGAATACAACTTCAGTTGCAAGTAAACGAAGGCGTAGTTGAAGATGCTAAATTTGATGGGGAAGGCTGTTCAATCAGCATGTCCTCAGCATCGATGATGACACAGGCCATTAAAGGTCAGAAAATTGAAGATGCAGTGAAGATGTCACACATGTTTTCTGAGTTAATGCTTGGAAATGAAGTTGAGGATGAAAACATCGACCTTGGAGACATTGAAGCTCTACAAGGTGTAGCTAAGTTTCCAGCACGTATTAAATGTGCTACGCTTGCATGGAAGGCAATGGAAAAAGGTGTGGACGACGAACAAGAAGCTTAA
- the sufB gene encoding Fe-S cluster assembly protein SufB, protein MAKKEPEVGEYQYGFHEKDVSIFRTEKGLTAEVVKQISDYKEEPQWMLDYRLKSLEQFYKKPMPQWGGDLSELDFDDITYYVKPSEGSERSWDEVPEEIKNTFDRLGIPEAEQKYLAGVSAQYESEVVYHNMEKDLEDLGVIFKDTDSALKENEELFKEYFAKVIPSSDNKFSALNSAVWSGGSFIYVPKGQKVETPLQAYFRINSENMGQFERTLIIVDEGASVHYVEGCTAPTYSSSSLHSAVVEIFVKKDAYCRYTTIQNWANNVYNLVTKRAVAEENATMEWVDGNLGSKLTMKYPSVLLKGEGARGMTLSIALAGKGQHQDAGAKMHHLAPNTSSTIVSKSISKHGGKVTYRGIVQFGRKAEGARSNVECDTLIMDNKSTSDTIPYNEIMNENISLEHEAKVSKVSEEQLFYLMSRGISEEEATEMIVMGFIEPFTKELPMEYAVEMNRLIKFEMEGSIG, encoded by the coding sequence ATGGCTAAAAAAGAGCCAGAGGTTGGAGAATATCAATACGGCTTTCATGAAAAAGATGTCTCTATTTTTCGTACTGAAAAAGGCTTGACAGCAGAAGTTGTTAAGCAAATCTCCGATTACAAAGAAGAACCACAGTGGATGCTTGATTACCGTCTGAAGTCGCTTGAGCAGTTCTACAAAAAGCCAATGCCTCAATGGGGCGGTGACTTGTCCGAACTGGACTTTGATGATATTACCTATTACGTCAAACCATCTGAAGGTTCTGAACGTTCATGGGATGAAGTACCTGAAGAAATCAAGAACACTTTCGATCGTCTTGGAATTCCTGAAGCAGAGCAAAAATATCTAGCTGGGGTTTCCGCACAGTACGAATCTGAGGTTGTCTATCACAACATGGAGAAAGACCTTGAAGATCTAGGTGTTATCTTCAAAGATACAGACTCTGCACTGAAGGAAAACGAAGAGCTCTTTAAAGAGTACTTTGCTAAAGTAATTCCATCATCTGATAACAAATTCTCAGCGTTAAACTCGGCGGTATGGTCTGGCGGTTCCTTCATTTATGTTCCAAAAGGACAAAAAGTAGAAACGCCATTACAGGCTTATTTCCGAATTAATTCTGAGAACATGGGACAGTTCGAGCGTACACTGATCATTGTTGACGAAGGCGCATCTGTTCACTATGTAGAAGGTTGCACGGCTCCAACTTATTCTTCCAGTTCCCTGCACAGTGCGGTTGTTGAAATCTTTGTTAAAAAAGATGCCTATTGCCGTTATACAACGATTCAGAACTGGGCAAATAACGTTTATAATCTTGTTACTAAGCGTGCTGTGGCTGAAGAAAATGCAACAATGGAGTGGGTAGATGGAAACTTAGGCTCTAAGCTTACCATGAAATATCCATCTGTTCTTCTAAAAGGTGAAGGTGCCCGAGGAATGACGCTTTCTATCGCCCTTGCCGGTAAGGGACAGCACCAGGATGCTGGAGCAAAAATGCATCACTTGGCTCCTAATACTTCCTCTACTATCGTTTCGAAATCAATCTCTAAACATGGTGGTAAAGTAACATACCGTGGGATTGTACAATTTGGACGTAAAGCGGAAGGTGCCCGCTCAAATGTTGAGTGTGATACGTTGATTATGGATAATAAATCTACGTCAGATACGATTCCTTATAACGAAATCATGAATGAAAACATCTCTCTAGAACACGAAGCGAAAGTTTCTAAAGTATCTGAAGAGCAACTGTTCTATCTGATGAGCCGCGGCATTTCCGAAGAGGAAGCAACTGAAATGATCGTAATGGGCTTCATTGAACCATTTACGAAAGAACTTCCAATGGAATACGCTGTAGAAATGAATCGTCTTATCAAATTCGAGATGGAAGGTTCTATTGGTTAA
- a CDS encoding sulfite exporter TauE/SafE family protein encodes MFIAIALVIGFLASFVGSVAGLGGGSILVPALLFLGDHHHMFDWVTPQKIVGISLVVMIFTGLSSTLSYLKHKRVDLKAGLLLLIGSIPGGIFGSWLNQFFRTDSFALIFGSVMIVISLLFFLPRSRGKGNRFSINGIKRTAVLNDQTISYTFPLGIGFVLSFSVGVLSGLLGIGGGSLTVPVLILLFRFPPHIATATSMFMIFFASITSSATHIYLGHVEWSRALYFIPGAYAGGMCGAFVNRKLNGQAVEWFLRILLILVGIRLIWQGIG; translated from the coding sequence ATGTTTATCGCAATTGCTTTAGTAATCGGGTTTTTAGCATCTTTTGTTGGAAGCGTAGCGGGATTAGGCGGAGGGTCTATATTAGTTCCTGCTCTTTTATTCTTAGGTGATCACCATCATATGTTTGACTGGGTCACGCCACAGAAGATTGTAGGAATCTCACTAGTTGTCATGATTTTCACAGGACTTTCATCAACATTGTCCTATCTTAAGCATAAACGAGTAGATTTGAAGGCAGGATTACTTCTGTTGATTGGGAGTATTCCAGGGGGCATCTTTGGGTCGTGGCTCAATCAATTTTTTCGAACAGATAGTTTTGCATTAATATTTGGAAGTGTAATGATCGTTATATCGCTATTATTTTTCCTGCCTAGGAGTCGAGGGAAAGGAAACAGGTTCTCAATCAATGGTATAAAGAGGACGGCTGTACTAAATGATCAAACAATTTCCTATACATTTCCATTAGGGATTGGTTTCGTTTTATCCTTTAGTGTGGGGGTATTATCAGGACTGCTTGGAATCGGAGGGGGCTCGCTTACTGTACCCGTTTTGATCCTGCTTTTTAGATTCCCACCACATATTGCAACAGCTACATCGATGTTTATGATATTCTTTGCAAGTATAACAAGTTCAGCAACACATATTTATTTAGGTCATGTCGAATGGAGCCGTGCCTTGTACTTTATCCCGGGTGCTTATGCAGGTGGTATGTGCGGTGCATTTGTTAATCGGAAATTAAATGGGCAAGCAGTGGAATGGTTTTTACGTATTTTGCTTATCCTAGTTGGAATACGGTTAATTTGGCAAGGGATTGGATAA
- a CDS encoding bifunctional metallophosphatase/5'-nucleotidase, whose product MKEKIFLYYTSDLHSHFENWPQIVGYFNQRKKIHHINEESYWLLDNGDHVDRFHPITEGLMGKGNVELLNQAGYSFANLGNNEGITLSYEDLYSLYDEADFDVVCANLHSQEPTQPDWLKPYKIFQTKHGVKVAVLGLTAPFETFYRMLGWSITSPFDVLDRLITEIQEQADIVVLLSHLGMYDDEEIARHYPGIDVIIGGHTHHLFQNGEHKGNAILTAAGKHGTHLGEIILEWDHAAQSLSKKEAYAVSTENMNKDAVANEQLEEMRRRAVEHLQTPVAYLEKTLKIAWFKETPLMRKFTKEMQRWTGADLAMLNAGVLLDHLGEGQVTSEDIHRICPHPMNPCKVELAGDELLEVIRVAHTRKLTEIRLKGLGFRGEVIGKMVFTGVDIEVVEGSDGEFHVKSVRMNGMNIDKQKTYTLATADTFTFGRLFPEIAYAKNKTYYMPELLRDVLAKSLST is encoded by the coding sequence ATGAAAGAAAAGATCTTTTTATACTATACCAGCGACTTGCATAGTCACTTTGAGAATTGGCCTCAAATTGTCGGCTATTTCAATCAACGAAAAAAGATACATCATATAAATGAAGAAAGTTACTGGCTGTTAGACAATGGCGACCATGTGGATCGTTTTCACCCGATAACAGAAGGGTTGATGGGCAAAGGCAATGTCGAGCTTTTGAATCAGGCAGGCTACAGCTTCGCGAACTTAGGTAATAACGAAGGAATTACATTATCCTATGAAGATTTATATTCATTATATGATGAAGCTGATTTTGATGTGGTTTGCGCCAACTTACATTCGCAAGAACCCACCCAGCCAGATTGGTTAAAACCATACAAAATTTTTCAAACGAAGCATGGAGTTAAGGTAGCTGTTCTTGGTTTAACTGCACCATTTGAAACATTTTATAGGATGTTGGGCTGGTCGATTACTTCGCCTTTTGATGTATTAGACCGTCTTATTACAGAGATTCAGGAACAAGCTGACATTGTTGTGCTACTCTCGCATCTCGGTATGTACGATGATGAAGAGATCGCGAGACATTATCCGGGAATTGACGTTATTATTGGTGGACATACTCATCACCTTTTTCAAAACGGTGAGCATAAAGGGAATGCTATCTTAACTGCTGCTGGAAAACACGGCACACATTTAGGAGAAATCATATTAGAGTGGGATCATGCGGCACAATCCTTAAGTAAAAAGGAAGCTTATGCAGTATCTACGGAAAATATGAATAAGGATGCCGTTGCAAATGAACAACTGGAAGAGATGAGAAGACGTGCGGTTGAGCATCTGCAAACTCCTGTAGCTTACTTGGAGAAGACTTTAAAAATTGCCTGGTTTAAGGAAACACCGCTTATGAGAAAATTCACGAAAGAAATGCAGCGTTGGACAGGTGCTGACCTCGCAATGTTGAATGCTGGTGTGTTGCTTGATCATCTAGGTGAAGGGCAAGTGACATCTGAGGATATCCATAGAATATGTCCGCATCCAATGAATCCGTGTAAAGTGGAGCTTGCTGGGGACGAACTGCTTGAGGTCATTCGAGTGGCTCATACAAGAAAATTAACGGAAATTCGCTTGAAAGGTTTAGGTTTTCGAGGTGAAGTGATTGGTAAAATGGTGTTTACGGGTGTTGACATCGAGGTTGTTGAAGGTTCTGACGGTGAATTTCATGTGAAAAGCGTACGTATGAATGGAATGAATATTGATAAACAAAAAACTTATACCTTGGCTACCGCAGATACTTTTACATTCGGAAGGCTTTTTCCTGAAATTGCCTATGCTAAAAATAAAACGTATTATATGCCAGAACTGCTTCGCGATGTTCTTGCAAAATCTCTAAGCACTTAA
- the yunB gene encoding sporulation protein YunB has translation MGTKKTNPPSIGKRILITFICFAIITGSCLWLIDRGITPVLQGIAETKAQQLARDAINEAVSRQIAEDLQFENLVRIEKDNEGNITYMGWNSAVVNKALRNTTLRVQNFLRRMEQNELPLEDTTLDSDINRNGKEKDKGEEPATLIEVPIGLATNNTILANLGPKVPVQLQVIGDVQSQFVNEIKEYGINSAFFELSLNFKVSLRVVIPFSGETIIVDNDIPIDTSTIVGEVPEFYNGDGEEESPTFSLPMTGLQ, from the coding sequence ATGGGAACTAAAAAGACGAATCCACCCTCAATAGGGAAAAGAATTCTTATCACATTTATTTGTTTTGCTATCATTACAGGTTCATGTTTATGGTTAATTGACAGAGGAATTACACCAGTTTTACAAGGAATTGCCGAAACAAAGGCACAGCAGTTAGCAAGAGACGCTATCAATGAAGCAGTGAGCAGACAGATAGCAGAAGATTTACAATTTGAAAATTTGGTTAGGATTGAAAAGGATAATGAGGGAAATATCACCTATATGGGCTGGAATTCCGCAGTTGTCAATAAAGCATTAAGAAATACTACACTACGAGTGCAAAATTTCCTTAGACGAATGGAGCAAAATGAATTGCCGTTGGAAGATACGACATTAGATTCAGATATAAATAGAAACGGAAAAGAAAAAGATAAGGGAGAAGAGCCAGCCACATTGATTGAAGTTCCGATTGGCTTAGCCACGAACAACACGATCCTGGCTAACCTTGGGCCAAAGGTTCCAGTGCAGCTTCAAGTCATCGGCGATGTTCAATCACAATTTGTAAATGAGATTAAGGAATATGGGATTAACTCAGCTTTTTTTGAGTTATCCCTTAACTTTAAAGTGAGTTTACGAGTGGTTATTCCTTTTTCAGGAGAAACGATCATTGTAGACAATGACATTCCTATCGATACGAGTACCATAGTGGGAGAGGTTCCTGAGTTTTATAATGGCGACGGAGAGGAGGAATCTCCAACCTTTTCACTACCAATGACAGGCTTGCAATAA
- a CDS encoding Na+/H+ antiporter NhaC family protein encodes MEGTIYSLIPPLLMLVLVIATRKVILSLAAGIIVGALMLTQFNVVDGLQMIWTVFATIFYSEGAINTGNIYLLTFLLLLGVATAFMTASGGSRAFGKWAVARIKTRKGAKLVPVLLGITIFIDDYFNALAVGQVARPVTDRHKISRAKLAYYIDSTSAPITVISPISSWGAYIIGTIGSILAANEIANYQAFEAFIRMIPYNFYVFAALLLVFLTVFMKIDIGSMRTHEKRAVQTGELIDPNKTGDVPGDLNDEFERHDHGRISHLIWPIVTLILVTVASMVITGIRNSTEAVNLISIFANTNVNISLFIGGVLAVLVAGGLYIRQEEPKSGINHVLTEGVKAMLPAVYILIFAWMIGDVIGQLGTGEYLVTLVNQSSINTAFLPFLIFIVAGFMALATGTSWGTFGIMLPIAGEIAAGIDVNLVLPALSAVLAGSVFGDHCSPISDTTILSSTGAGSNHIDHVMTQLPYAFIAAIAAAVGYLILGFTGQLLLAFLLTLIVIGISAVLIHYIFLGNYSIK; translated from the coding sequence TTGGAAGGAACAATTTATTCACTTATTCCACCATTACTCATGCTTGTTCTTGTTATTGCAACGAGAAAAGTTATCCTGTCCCTGGCGGCAGGTATCATTGTCGGAGCTTTAATGCTTACACAATTCAATGTAGTAGATGGTCTGCAAATGATTTGGACTGTATTTGCTACCATTTTTTATAGCGAAGGTGCTATCAACACAGGTAATATTTATCTGCTAACTTTCTTATTACTGCTTGGTGTTGCAACAGCTTTTATGACAGCTTCCGGTGGTAGCAGAGCTTTTGGTAAATGGGCAGTAGCCCGTATTAAAACTCGTAAAGGGGCAAAGCTTGTTCCAGTCTTATTAGGTATTACCATTTTTATCGATGATTATTTTAACGCGTTAGCTGTTGGGCAGGTGGCGAGGCCTGTTACAGATCGTCATAAAATTTCTCGGGCAAAATTAGCGTATTATATAGATTCCACCTCGGCGCCAATTACCGTTATTTCACCGATTTCAAGCTGGGGAGCTTATATTATTGGAACAATTGGCAGTATTTTAGCAGCTAATGAAATTGCCAATTATCAAGCGTTTGAGGCCTTTATTAGAATGATTCCATACAATTTTTACGTTTTTGCAGCCCTGTTACTCGTCTTCTTGACTGTATTTATGAAAATAGATATTGGTTCAATGCGTACGCATGAAAAGCGAGCCGTGCAGACAGGTGAGCTGATCGACCCTAATAAAACAGGAGATGTTCCGGGAGATTTAAACGATGAATTCGAAAGGCACGACCATGGACGGATCTCCCATCTAATTTGGCCTATTGTGACGTTAATCTTAGTAACTGTTGCATCAATGGTTATTACAGGGATACGAAATTCAACAGAAGCAGTAAACCTGATAAGTATTTTTGCTAACACTAATGTAAACATTTCTTTATTCATAGGCGGTGTATTAGCTGTTCTTGTGGCAGGAGGTCTTTATATTAGACAGGAAGAGCCCAAGTCGGGTATCAATCATGTCTTAACGGAAGGTGTGAAGGCAATGCTTCCGGCCGTGTATATCCTCATCTTTGCATGGATGATTGGCGATGTAATTGGTCAGCTTGGAACAGGTGAGTATTTAGTTACCCTTGTTAACCAGTCATCGATTAACACAGCATTCTTACCTTTCCTTATTTTTATTGTGGCAGGTTTCATGGCCTTAGCTACAGGAACATCTTGGGGCACGTTTGGGATTATGCTTCCAATCGCAGGTGAAATTGCCGCTGGAATTGATGTGAATTTAGTATTACCAGCTTTATCCGCAGTTCTTGCTGGGTCTGTGTTTGGTGATCATTGTTCACCGATCTCTGATACAACTATCCTTTCTTCAACTGGGGCTGGCTCCAATCACATTGACCATGTGATGACACAGTTGCCATATGCATTCATTGCGGCTATCGCTGCTGCTGTTGGTTATTTAATACTTGGATTTACTGGACAACTGCTGTTGGCGTTCTTGTTGACATTAATTGTGATAGGTATCTCAGCAGTATTGATCCACTATATTTTTCTAGGAAATTATTCGATAAAGTAA